A genomic window from Syntrophorhabdales bacterium includes:
- the dctP gene encoding TRAP transporter substrate-binding protein DctP produces MKKIVALVWFAVAVLVCGSVPLSAAEPYTLKAISAWPQSAVEYKAWTTWIDLVDQMVAKKAPGELKIRYLGGPEAVKTPDQASALQRGQVDILYTSGAYYTNVLPEIDALKLSVYTPAEERSNGAQAFLNDLHQKKLGVYYLGRLGLNVKFFVYLKKPVKSADFTGLNIRVSPLYLQAIKGLGGNPVVMPLGDTYLALERNVVDGACSPGVGLREWGWQKQLKYVVEPGFYTVPNPLLINLNAWNHLPQKLKDILRDATIEGEKKVVADFEEMAKKERPALVAEGIQVIDLPPAEKEKFLRIAYDEGWKDIIQKNPQTGPELKKLLSKSK; encoded by the coding sequence ATGAAAAAGATAGTAGCTCTTGTCTGGTTCGCAGTTGCAGTTCTGGTTTGTGGATCGGTACCCTTGTCGGCGGCTGAGCCCTATACTTTGAAGGCTATTTCTGCGTGGCCTCAATCAGCAGTCGAGTACAAAGCCTGGACGACGTGGATAGACCTGGTGGACCAGATGGTTGCGAAGAAGGCCCCCGGGGAACTGAAGATACGGTACCTGGGCGGGCCGGAGGCTGTGAAGACGCCCGACCAGGCGTCCGCCCTGCAGCGTGGTCAAGTCGACATACTCTACACCTCGGGTGCTTACTACACGAACGTGCTCCCTGAAATCGATGCTCTGAAACTGTCGGTCTACACTCCGGCCGAAGAGAGATCGAACGGAGCACAGGCGTTCCTTAACGATCTGCACCAGAAGAAGCTGGGGGTCTATTATCTGGGAAGACTGGGTCTCAACGTTAAGTTCTTTGTCTATTTGAAAAAACCGGTAAAGAGCGCGGATTTTACAGGTCTTAATATTCGGGTTTCGCCTCTCTATCTGCAGGCGATCAAGGGTCTTGGCGGAAATCCTGTCGTCATGCCCCTTGGCGATACGTACCTTGCGCTGGAAAGAAATGTGGTGGATGGCGCCTGTTCGCCAGGGGTCGGATTGCGTGAATGGGGCTGGCAGAAACAGTTGAAATATGTTGTGGAGCCGGGATTCTACACGGTGCCCAACCCGCTACTTATAAACCTGAATGCATGGAATCACCTCCCGCAGAAGCTCAAGGACATCCTCAGGGATGCCACCATAGAAGGGGAGAAGAAAGTGGTTGCCGACTTTGAAGAGATGGCAAAGAAGGAGCGCCCGGCACTCGTGGCAGAGGGCATCCAGGTCATCGATTTGCCCCCTGCGGAAAAAGAGAAGTTCCTGAGAATAGCCTATGATGAAGGCTGGAAAGATATAATCCAGAAGAATCCGCAGACAGGACCGGAGTTGAAAAAGCTGCTTTCAAAGAGCAAGTAG